A DNA window from Actinokineospora baliensis contains the following coding sequences:
- a CDS encoding FkbM family methyltransferase, giving the protein MPDVPPDAVTPLIACTAVAAQDLAAARVAERTFLDHHPSARFVILLVDGERSEGVLVPEDIGVHPAELADLATGHTAAEACAALRPRLLESLLANHTCPVLYLAPWTRVYAPFANTITAALDDVALVLVPRVLRPLPADGLRPTQQELLGAGIYDDGLIGVTHGVEPFLHAWAEACLADPSRAGAFLDGAPAMVDHHVLRDPGLGLSSWNAAQRALARDSSSSLTAGGVVLRTATFKGFDPAKPWLLTADITDDPRVLLSEHPLLSAVVTDYANEIDDVYDLPQPTVRFGKLADGTLFPAPLRAAYRAARSSQDSPPPAGVDPAGFLRWACAPEPGTPDATKWALALWEEDPDLRERFPDPFGVDTAAYRDWCATDAVLSGRLHQRAVPGQHTIDVTLIDQIGVSVMGVGPLADRVRLAAEASGLPISNEPIYPVVLACGGQTGLPRQRHIIAVRDDFTPIPFRADERWLVWPTVAPAPDGIATHTVPLPLPDPGARDEVARDQARHRLGAGDEPTFVAFADRGDDLLAAFAAAFPDRDDVRLVLLVPSAFARSEGAERLRLSAGTDPRVRLVSEESAFTAIADAATWVLSLDQPDSPDTARINRWLAEVSLRGVPTITLAGSTAADLLGPDSCVPLPTDEFAADTMVAGAIRDLVDDHATADKIGSAARTHVLERLAPAAAGAAVRRRVELAYRSWRAGRALAVATEDDPLRALRAARHALHRRPDTDVGHKIPMAPQLRRAVLRVLNHYDAHLTSVLASLIDGIERTAVELVERQDRLSSAGAGLDTDLLRADLDLVVERMGQLGKQVSATGEEVVRLRGETTVGARAIDDLAAQIRDMPAREQHDNSDEVHKLTAALAASNARLDALEARLTTQQAEADSRLAMGSWSADQALRATDALRRVVVRQHERAISVDVPSAPVLCDAGLLRLPSQDSIMSAVLSSNGVWEPEIAELVDSLIEPDSVFLDVGGYVGYHAIRVLSRLGTSGTVVVVEPDPDAVKLLRHNVSENVSEAIAERLVVLEAAAWDTPASLVGLPAPGGGFGVRPLDEAGVTTDTQSGSPVAGVRLDRELDALEATQNQRLSVVKVDVPGRGHRALGGLVRRLRKDRPTVILAFDGAMTSGFGDDPTAVLSEFDTWGYELARLGEQVPVTVADAVAEVLAGSLRTLWLRPRTSR; this is encoded by the coding sequence GTGCCCGATGTGCCCCCCGACGCCGTGACGCCTCTGATCGCCTGCACCGCGGTGGCCGCACAGGACCTCGCCGCCGCGCGAGTGGCCGAGCGGACCTTCCTCGACCACCACCCCAGCGCCCGGTTCGTGATCCTGCTGGTCGACGGCGAACGGTCAGAGGGGGTCCTGGTCCCCGAAGACATCGGCGTGCACCCGGCGGAACTCGCCGACCTCGCGACCGGCCACACCGCGGCGGAGGCTTGCGCGGCGCTGCGGCCGAGGCTGCTGGAATCGCTGCTGGCCAACCACACCTGCCCGGTGCTCTACCTGGCACCTTGGACGCGGGTGTACGCGCCCTTCGCGAACACCATCACCGCGGCGCTGGACGATGTCGCGCTCGTCTTGGTCCCCAGGGTGCTGCGCCCGCTACCCGCTGACGGGCTGCGCCCCACCCAACAAGAGCTGCTGGGCGCGGGCATCTATGACGACGGCCTCATCGGCGTCACCCATGGCGTCGAACCCTTCTTGCACGCATGGGCGGAAGCCTGCCTTGCGGACCCCAGCCGAGCTGGTGCGTTCCTCGACGGCGCGCCTGCCATGGTCGACCACCACGTCTTGCGGGATCCCGGCCTAGGGCTCTCGTCCTGGAACGCAGCACAACGCGCACTAGCCCGTGACTCGTCCAGCAGCCTTACTGCTGGCGGTGTTGTCCTACGCACCGCCACCTTCAAGGGCTTCGACCCGGCCAAGCCTTGGCTTCTTACGGCCGACATCACCGACGACCCGCGGGTCTTGCTCTCCGAACACCCCCTGTTGTCCGCAGTCGTCACGGACTACGCCAACGAGATCGACGACGTCTACGACCTCCCTCAGCCGACAGTGCGTTTCGGCAAGCTCGCAGATGGCACGCTGTTCCCCGCGCCACTGCGCGCCGCCTATCGCGCTGCCCGCTCCTCCCAAGACTCGCCCCCGCCCGCCGGTGTCGACCCCGCGGGCTTCTTGCGCTGGGCATGCGCACCCGAGCCAGGCACGCCAGACGCGACCAAGTGGGCTTTGGCCCTCTGGGAAGAAGACCCGGACCTGCGCGAACGGTTCCCCGATCCGTTTGGAGTGGATACCGCCGCCTATCGCGATTGGTGCGCGACCGATGCCGTGCTCAGCGGGCGCCTGCACCAACGCGCGGTCCCCGGGCAGCACACCATCGACGTCACGCTCATCGACCAGATCGGCGTGTCCGTCATGGGCGTCGGCCCATTGGCCGACCGCGTGCGCCTAGCCGCGGAAGCGTCCGGCTTGCCCATCTCCAACGAGCCCATCTACCCGGTCGTCCTCGCCTGCGGGGGGCAGACCGGCCTGCCACGGCAGCGGCACATCATCGCCGTCCGCGATGACTTCACCCCGATCCCGTTCCGCGCCGACGAACGTTGGCTTGTCTGGCCCACCGTCGCCCCCGCCCCCGACGGCATAGCGACGCACACGGTCCCTCTTCCGCTACCTGACCCGGGCGCGCGCGACGAGGTTGCCCGCGACCAGGCCAGACATCGCCTAGGCGCAGGCGACGAGCCAACCTTCGTGGCCTTCGCGGACCGCGGCGACGACCTCTTGGCCGCGTTCGCCGCAGCCTTCCCCGACCGCGACGACGTTCGCCTGGTCCTCTTGGTGCCTTCAGCCTTCGCCCGCTCCGAAGGCGCGGAGAGACTCCGCCTCTCTGCGGGAACCGACCCCAGGGTTCGGCTGGTTTCCGAGGAGTCCGCGTTCACCGCCATCGCCGACGCGGCGACCTGGGTGCTGTCCCTGGACCAACCCGACAGCCCGGACACCGCGCGGATCAACCGGTGGCTGGCGGAGGTGTCCCTGCGCGGCGTCCCGACCATCACGCTGGCCGGGAGCACCGCTGCTGACCTGCTAGGACCCGACAGCTGTGTGCCACTGCCGACCGATGAGTTCGCGGCCGACACGATGGTTGCCGGTGCCATCCGGGACTTGGTCGACGACCACGCCACTGCGGACAAGATCGGCTCCGCGGCCCGCACCCACGTTCTCGAGCGGTTGGCACCTGCCGCCGCTGGTGCTGCGGTTCGTAGGCGCGTGGAACTCGCCTATCGCAGTTGGCGCGCAGGCCGCGCTCTTGCCGTCGCTACCGAGGACGACCCGCTACGCGCACTACGCGCCGCTAGGCACGCACTGCACCGCCGTCCCGACACAGACGTCGGTCACAAGATCCCCATGGCGCCGCAACTGCGCCGCGCGGTCCTACGCGTGCTCAACCACTACGACGCCCACCTCACCTCGGTGCTCGCATCGCTCATCGACGGCATAGAGCGCACGGCGGTTGAGCTCGTCGAACGCCAAGACAGGCTCTCTAGCGCGGGAGCGGGACTCGACACGGATCTGCTTCGCGCCGACCTCGACCTCGTCGTCGAACGGATGGGCCAACTGGGCAAGCAGGTCTCTGCCACCGGCGAGGAGGTTGTCCGCCTACGGGGGGAGACGACTGTCGGTGCAAGAGCCATTGATGACCTCGCTGCGCAGATCCGTGACATGCCCGCGCGCGAGCAGCACGACAACTCCGACGAGGTCCACAAGCTGACCGCCGCCCTAGCGGCGAGCAACGCGCGGCTCGATGCACTAGAAGCACGGCTGACCACCCAACAAGCCGAGGCTGACAGCAGGCTCGCGATGGGCTCTTGGTCCGCTGATCAGGCTCTACGTGCGACTGACGCACTCCGCCGTGTCGTCGTCCGACAGCATGAGCGCGCGATCTCAGTCGACGTCCCGAGCGCACCCGTCCTCTGTGACGCGGGGCTCCTACGGCTGCCGTCGCAGGACAGCATCATGTCCGCGGTCCTATCGAGCAACGGGGTCTGGGAGCCGGAGATCGCGGAACTGGTCGACTCGCTCATAGAGCCCGACAGCGTCTTCCTCGACGTGGGTGGGTACGTCGGCTACCACGCCATCCGGGTGCTCAGCCGCTTGGGCACCAGCGGCACCGTCGTGGTCGTCGAGCCCGACCCGGACGCAGTGAAGTTGTTGCGCCACAACGTGTCCGAGAACGTCTCAGAGGCGATCGCCGAGCGCCTAGTGGTTCTGGAAGCCGCCGCCTGGGACACACCTGCTTCGCTGGTCGGCCTGCCCGCGCCGGGCGGCGGGTTCGGCGTCCGACCGCTCGACGAGGCCGGAGTGACCACGGACACACAAAGTGGATCACCCGTCGCGGGCGTTCGGCTCGACCGCGAGCTCGACGCCCTCGAGGCCACCCAGAACCAGCGCCTGTCGGTCGTGAAGGTCGACGTTCCCGGCCGCGGACACCGGGCTCTCGGGGGTCTCGTGCGTCGCCTGCGCAAGGACCGGCCCACCGTGATCCTGGCCTTCGACGGCGCGATGACCAGCGGTTTCGGTGATGACCCGACCGCAGTGCTCAGCGAGTTCGACACGTGGGGCTACGAGCTCGCGCGGCTGGGTGAGCAGGTGCCGGTGACCGTCGCCGACGCCGTCGCGGAGGTGCTCGCGGGCAGCCTGCGCACCCTGTGGCTGCGACCCCGCACAAGCCGCTGA
- a CDS encoding bifunctional [glutamine synthetase] adenylyltransferase/[glutamine synthetase]-adenylyl-L-tyrosine phosphorylase, which yields MADSARSISSAARFGLTDPRAEQDLRAAGLWGDNGPQREAVLTALSRTPDPDLALRGLDRIREAAPEQWAELLGELEADRRLRARLVAVLGSSTAFADFLAAHPDQWRRLDGGGTAVEDYTAALYAAVRADGDTPIAALRGHEAVRALKSAYRGLLMEVAADDLGHLVDSTLPASDYDATARQLSELAEAALRAALAVAWAETGGADTARLAVIAMGKCGGGELNYVSDVDVVFVGEDDIAVATRAASTMMRVATEACFEVDAGLRPEGRNGALVRTLDGHSAYYKRWAKTWEFQALLKARPVAGDAELGREYLDVVTPMVWIAADRDNFVPEVQAMRRRVEDHVPAELLDRELKLGRGGLRDVEFAVQLLQLVHGRTDETLRLGSTVDALAALGAGGYVGRTDAAELADSYRFLRTLEHRLQLQRLRRTHLFPDDAETDDLRWLARASGIGPERGRNAAQVLVADFRRNTNRIRRLHEKLFYRPLLEAVSRVPTDQLRLTTNQAHARLAALGYSSPQGALQHIKALTEGVSRRAAIQTALLPVLLDLLGSTPDPDGGLLAYRKVSEALSATPWYLRVLRDEGAVVERLATLLGTSKLVPDLVVRAPEVLRLLAEPKELAVRAPAEVAEALRVAVKRHGYLGNAVAAARSLRRHELLRIACADLLGFTDVLSVCAALSSVWCAVLQAAMAAVDRAEAAAAGGHLATISVIGMGRLGGSELGYGSDADVMFVCEPAPGVTDTDALKYAGRVAQTVRKLLGSPTQDPPLQVDVDLRPEGRQGPIVRTLESYRAYYAQWGEIWEAQALLRARPVAGDADLGARFIELIDPVRYPDGGLDPAQVREIRRIKARVDTERLPRGADPATHTKLGRGGLADVEWTVQLLQLRHANAVPALRTTSTMDGLTAAVAADLLTEDDATALREAWLLATRVRNAATLVRGKQTDQLPSHGRELAAVAAAMGTPLTEDPGKFLDDYRRTTRHARAVVEHVFYD from the coding sequence ATGGCCGACTCCGCGCGCTCCATCTCCTCCGCTGCCCGGTTCGGGCTCACCGACCCGCGCGCCGAGCAGGACCTGCGAGCCGCGGGGCTCTGGGGCGACAACGGCCCTCAGCGGGAGGCGGTCCTCACCGCCCTGTCCCGCACCCCCGACCCGGACCTCGCGCTGCGCGGGCTCGACCGGATCCGGGAAGCGGCCCCCGAGCAGTGGGCCGAGTTGCTGGGTGAGCTGGAAGCCGATCGCAGGCTCCGCGCCCGGCTCGTCGCCGTGCTGGGTTCCTCCACCGCGTTCGCCGACTTCCTCGCCGCCCACCCCGACCAGTGGCGCCGCCTCGACGGTGGCGGTACCGCGGTCGAGGACTACACCGCCGCCCTGTACGCGGCCGTGCGGGCCGACGGTGACACCCCCATCGCTGCGCTGCGGGGCCACGAAGCCGTGCGGGCGCTCAAGTCCGCGTACCGCGGCCTGCTCATGGAGGTGGCCGCCGACGACCTCGGTCACCTCGTCGACTCGACCCTGCCCGCATCCGACTACGACGCCACGGCCAGGCAGCTCAGCGAGCTCGCCGAGGCCGCGCTCCGGGCCGCGCTGGCCGTGGCCTGGGCCGAGACCGGCGGTGCGGACACCGCGCGGCTCGCGGTCATCGCCATGGGCAAGTGCGGTGGCGGCGAGCTGAACTACGTCAGCGACGTCGACGTCGTGTTCGTCGGCGAGGACGACATCGCGGTCGCCACCAGGGCCGCGAGCACGATGATGCGGGTCGCCACCGAGGCCTGCTTCGAGGTCGACGCGGGCCTGCGCCCCGAGGGCCGCAACGGCGCGCTCGTGCGCACCCTCGACGGCCACAGCGCCTACTACAAGCGCTGGGCCAAGACCTGGGAGTTCCAGGCCCTGCTCAAGGCGCGGCCGGTCGCCGGTGACGCCGAGCTCGGGCGCGAGTACCTCGACGTGGTCACCCCGATGGTGTGGATCGCCGCCGACCGGGACAACTTCGTCCCCGAGGTGCAGGCCATGCGCAGGCGCGTGGAGGACCACGTCCCCGCCGAGCTGCTCGACCGCGAGCTCAAGCTCGGCCGCGGCGGGCTGCGCGACGTCGAGTTCGCCGTGCAGCTGCTGCAGCTGGTGCACGGCCGCACCGACGAGACGCTCCGCCTCGGGTCCACAGTGGACGCCCTGGCCGCGCTCGGCGCGGGCGGCTACGTCGGGCGCACCGACGCCGCGGAACTCGCCGACTCATACCGGTTCCTGCGGACCCTCGAACACCGCCTGCAGTTGCAGCGCTTGCGCCGCACGCACCTGTTCCCCGACGATGCCGAAACCGACGACCTGCGCTGGCTCGCCCGCGCCAGCGGCATCGGCCCCGAGCGCGGCCGCAACGCCGCGCAGGTGCTGGTCGCCGACTTCCGCCGCAACACCAACCGCATCCGCAGGCTGCACGAGAAGCTGTTCTACCGGCCGCTGCTCGAAGCCGTGTCCCGCGTTCCCACCGACCAACTGCGGCTCACGACCAACCAGGCCCACGCCCGGCTCGCCGCGCTCGGCTACAGCTCGCCGCAGGGCGCGTTGCAGCACATCAAGGCCCTCACCGAGGGCGTGTCGCGGCGTGCGGCGATCCAAACCGCGCTGTTGCCCGTCCTGCTCGACCTGCTCGGCTCCACCCCCGACCCCGACGGCGGTCTCCTCGCGTACCGCAAGGTGTCCGAGGCCCTCTCCGCGACGCCCTGGTACCTGCGGGTGCTGCGCGACGAAGGCGCCGTCGTCGAACGTCTCGCGACCCTGCTCGGAACCTCGAAGCTCGTGCCGGACCTGGTCGTGCGCGCTCCCGAGGTGCTGCGGCTGCTCGCCGAGCCCAAAGAACTCGCCGTGCGCGCCCCCGCCGAGGTCGCCGAGGCGTTGCGCGTCGCGGTGAAGCGGCACGGGTATCTCGGCAATGCCGTCGCCGCCGCGCGATCCCTGCGCAGGCACGAACTCCTGCGCATCGCGTGCGCGGACCTGCTGGGGTTCACCGATGTCCTCTCGGTCTGCGCGGCGCTCTCGAGCGTGTGGTGCGCGGTTCTGCAGGCCGCGATGGCGGCGGTCGACCGGGCCGAGGCCGCTGCGGCTGGCGGACACTTGGCCACCATCTCCGTCATCGGCATGGGCAGGCTGGGCGGCAGCGAACTCGGCTACGGCTCCGACGCCGATGTCATGTTCGTCTGCGAACCCGCGCCCGGCGTCACCGACACCGATGCCCTCAAGTACGCGGGCCGGGTCGCGCAGACCGTCCGCAAACTCCTCGGCTCACCTACCCAGGACCCACCGCTGCAGGTGGACGTCGACCTGCGGCCAGAGGGCAGGCAGGGCCCCATCGTGCGCACCCTGGAGTCCTATCGCGCCTATTACGCGCAATGGGGCGAGATCTGGGAGGCCCAGGCGCTGCTGCGGGCCCGACCGGTCGCGGGCGACGCCGACCTCGGTGCCCGGTTCATCGAACTCATCGATCCCGTCCGCTACCCCGATGGCGGCCTGGATCCCGCACAGGTACGGGAAATCCGCCGGATCAAGGCCAGGGTGGACACCGAGCGGCTGCCCAGGGGCGCCGACCCGGCCACCCACACCAAACTCGGCCGGGGCGGCCTCGCCGACGTCGAGTGGACCGTGCAACTGCTGCAGTTGCGCCACGCCAACGCCGTTCCCGCGTTGCGTACCACGTCCACAATGGACGGACTCACCGCTGCGGTCGCGGCCGACCTGCTCACCGAGGACGACGCGACCGCGCTGCGCGAGGCCTGGCTGCTGGCCACCCGGGTGCGCAACGCCGCGACTCTGGTGCGCGGCAAGCAAACCGACCAACTCCCCAGCCACGGCCGCGAACTCGCCGCCGTCGCCGCCGCCATGGGCACCCCGCTCACCGAAGACCCCGGCAAGTTCCTCGACGACTACCGCCGCACCACGCGTCACGCCCGCGCGGTTGTGGAACACGTTTTCTACGATTGA
- a CDS encoding acyl-CoA thioesterase, protein MTWSIRIPVRSYELDALGHLNHAVYHQYAEVARVEGFAAAGCAWDGLIAAGTAPVLLTSTIHFRRELRAGDTVDVDLRIAFGTGKTFNADSTITLDGTVSAEITCLLGVMDLSARRLLADPQAVLAEHGLDVDKLE, encoded by the coding sequence ATGACCTGGAGCATCCGGATCCCGGTGCGCAGCTACGAGCTCGACGCCCTCGGCCACCTCAACCACGCCGTGTACCACCAGTACGCCGAGGTCGCCAGGGTCGAGGGGTTCGCGGCGGCCGGGTGCGCCTGGGACGGGCTCATCGCCGCGGGCACCGCGCCGGTACTGCTCACCTCGACCATCCACTTCCGCCGCGAACTGCGCGCCGGGGACACCGTGGACGTCGACCTGCGGATCGCCTTCGGCACCGGCAAGACGTTCAACGCCGACTCCACCATCACCCTCGACGGCACCGTCTCCGCCGAGATCACCTGCCTGCTCGGCGTGATGGACCTCAGCGCGCGGCGACTGCTGGCCGACCCCCAGGCCGTGCTCGCCGAGCACGGCCTGGACGTCGACAAGCTGGAGTGA
- a CDS encoding type 1 glutamine amidotransferase: MTSVLVVQLDDTDPPGKLAEWLADAGADIVLAQPYREPLPSGDYAAVVCLGGPMGANDVLEHPWLADVRKLLSSCVAKKTPLLAVCLGAQLLAVATGGVVEVGANGPEVGGGLVAKRDVGWADPLFADLPMMPDVVQFHHDAVTRLPVDAALLASATRYPNQAFRVGPVGYGIQFHIETTPEMVLAWAANAPESAAWAKPGEFEPERLAELHADVEEAWRPFVERFMRLARGDLAAAETSRPTLPLI; the protein is encoded by the coding sequence GTGACGTCAGTTCTGGTTGTGCAGCTCGATGACACCGACCCGCCCGGCAAGCTGGCCGAGTGGTTGGCCGACGCGGGCGCGGACATCGTGCTCGCGCAGCCCTACCGGGAGCCCCTGCCGTCGGGTGACTACGCGGCGGTCGTTTGCCTAGGCGGGCCCATGGGAGCCAATGATGTCCTCGAGCATCCCTGGTTGGCTGACGTGCGCAAGCTGCTGTCGTCCTGTGTTGCTAAGAAGACCCCGCTGCTCGCGGTCTGCCTAGGGGCGCAGCTGCTCGCGGTCGCGACCGGCGGCGTTGTCGAAGTGGGCGCGAACGGGCCTGAGGTGGGGGGCGGGCTCGTCGCCAAGAGGGACGTGGGGTGGGCGGATCCGCTCTTCGCGGACCTGCCGATGATGCCGGACGTGGTGCAGTTCCACCACGACGCGGTCACCCGGCTGCCTGTCGACGCCGCCCTGTTGGCTTCCGCCACCCGCTACCCGAACCAGGCGTTCCGGGTGGGGCCGGTCGGCTACGGCATCCAGTTCCACATCGAGACCACCCCCGAGATGGTGTTGGCCTGGGCCGCCAACGCGCCCGAGAGCGCGGCGTGGGCCAAGCCGGGGGAGTTCGAACCGGAGCGGCTGGCCGAGTTGCACGCCGACGTCGAGGAAGCGTGGCGGCCGTTCGTGGAGCGGTTCATGCGGCTGGCCCGGGGTGACCTGGCGGCGGCCGAGACCAGCCGCCCGACGTTGCCGCTGATCTGA
- a CDS encoding GNAT family N-acetyltransferase → MRIERYQDVRVFWGVVEGFYATDPVRHTVPLTVLSRLVALDEPPAGMVLLAVFDGDEVVGATFQYGAWPLSLSGLGVGVQGAVVEFLLEHGIDFRRVQGPRDVTDSFAGVWSGAAGVGVERVRSERLFRLGELVEPTVAGGVRLGAEADSELLGRWCSEFSDEALDGDEGLPDPVQFARDALASGRGAPIWVDGIPVAMALVTKPVLGMSRIGPVYTPKDHRGQGYGSAVTAAAAKWARERGAREVLLFADLDNPVANSIYQRIGFRPVFEAVETTFTGRNTLGM, encoded by the coding sequence ATGCGGATCGAGCGATACCAAGACGTCCGGGTGTTCTGGGGTGTGGTGGAGGGGTTCTACGCCACGGATCCCGTGCGGCACACCGTCCCGTTGACTGTCTTGAGCAGGCTGGTGGCGCTGGACGAGCCACCTGCGGGGATGGTGTTGTTGGCTGTCTTCGACGGGGATGAAGTGGTGGGGGCGACCTTTCAGTACGGGGCTTGGCCGTTGAGCCTGTCGGGTCTGGGGGTCGGGGTTCAGGGCGCGGTCGTGGAGTTCCTGCTCGAGCACGGGATCGACTTCCGGCGGGTGCAGGGGCCTCGGGACGTCACCGATTCGTTTGCTGGGGTGTGGAGCGGGGCCGCGGGCGTGGGGGTTGAGCGGGTTCGGTCCGAGCGGTTGTTCCGGCTGGGGGAGTTGGTCGAGCCGACCGTGGCGGGTGGGGTTCGGTTGGGGGCGGAGGCGGATAGCGAGCTCCTGGGGCGGTGGTGCTCGGAGTTCAGCGACGAGGCACTGGACGGGGACGAGGGGCTGCCGGACCCGGTGCAGTTCGCTCGGGACGCGTTGGCCAGCGGTCGGGGGGCGCCGATCTGGGTGGACGGGATTCCGGTGGCCATGGCGCTGGTGACCAAGCCGGTGCTGGGGATGTCGCGGATCGGGCCGGTGTACACGCCGAAGGACCACCGGGGGCAGGGGTACGGCAGCGCGGTGACCGCGGCCGCCGCGAAGTGGGCTCGGGAGCGGGGTGCGCGGGAGGTCCTGCTGTTCGCCGACCTGGACAACCCGGTGGCCAACTCGATCTACCAGCGGATCGGGTTCCGGCCGGTGTTCGAGGCCGTGGAAACGACCTTCACCGGACGGAATACTCTCGGGATGTGA
- a CDS encoding DUF1611 domain-containing protein: MFAPLDAARVERLKTAYSVRNLDRCASLSLVHHSDHQPRHGDLVLAEVTKVGYHQVLELTDGRKAKLYVGDEILVAYGARYAPDHFEAELPDDLGACDLVAAGGVLGKVRSRNAAVSAPTTVRPLGLVGDHTGHVINVSDLALGAPLPALRKPPTFVVVGTSMNSGKTTTCASLVHGLSRSGLRVGAAKLTGTAAGGDPWLFRDSGAVAALDFTDAGMATTFRIPLERLVSSSLLLHGHLMARGVDAIVLEIADGLLQAETAQLLDRPEIRRITSGVLFAAADSSGALYGVQRLRAGGHPVLAVSGLLTASPLAVREAQAGLDVPVYGPLDLQSPALAGELLRRAIAESAEATQLVDHGVDEVLA, encoded by the coding sequence ATGTTCGCACCCCTTGATGCCGCGCGCGTCGAACGCCTCAAAACGGCCTACTCCGTGCGCAACCTCGATCGCTGCGCCAGCCTGAGCCTCGTCCACCACAGCGATCACCAGCCCCGGCACGGGGACCTGGTGCTCGCGGAGGTGACCAAGGTCGGCTACCACCAAGTGCTGGAACTGACCGATGGCCGCAAAGCGAAGCTCTACGTCGGTGACGAGATCCTGGTCGCCTACGGTGCCCGCTACGCGCCCGACCACTTCGAAGCGGAACTCCCCGACGACCTCGGCGCCTGCGACCTGGTGGCCGCCGGTGGCGTGCTCGGCAAGGTGCGCAGCCGCAACGCCGCGGTGAGCGCGCCGACGACGGTCCGCCCGCTCGGGCTGGTCGGCGACCACACCGGGCACGTCATCAACGTGTCCGACTTGGCGCTAGGCGCGCCGCTGCCCGCGCTGCGCAAGCCGCCGACGTTCGTCGTGGTCGGCACGTCGATGAACTCGGGCAAGACCACCACGTGCGCCTCGCTCGTGCACGGACTGTCGCGTTCGGGCCTGCGCGTCGGCGCGGCGAAGCTGACCGGCACGGCGGCGGGCGGCGACCCGTGGCTGTTCCGCGACTCGGGTGCGGTGGCCGCGTTGGACTTCACCGACGCGGGGATGGCCACGACCTTCCGCATCCCGTTGGAACGGCTCGTGTCGAGCTCGTTGCTGCTGCACGGCCACCTGATGGCGCGCGGGGTGGACGCGATCGTGCTGGAGATCGCCGACGGCCTGCTGCAGGCGGAGACCGCGCAACTGCTCGACCGCCCAGAGATCCGGCGGATCACCAGCGGCGTGCTGTTCGCCGCAGCCGACTCCTCCGGCGCGCTCTACGGCGTGCAGCGGCTGCGCGCAGGCGGGCACCCGGTGCTGGCGGTGAGCGGTCTGCTGACCGCGTCGCCGTTGGCGGTGCGCGAAGCACAGGCCGGTCTGGACGTTCCCGTGTACGGGCCGCTGGACCTGCAGTCGCCCGCGCTGGCCGGTGAGCTGCTGCGCCGGGCGATCGCCGAGTCGGCCGAGGCCACGCAGCTGGTGGACCACGGGGTCGACGAGGTGCTCGCCTAG